One genomic region from Branchiostoma lanceolatum isolate klBraLanc5 chromosome 7, klBraLanc5.hap2, whole genome shotgun sequence encodes:
- the LOC136438160 gene encoding uncharacterized protein — MSVEDKRFMNIVSKGTNKNNGHYQVPLPFKNGRPKLPNNKQVALQRAQHLRRKMMRNESLQQEYTRFMEKIIDKGYAEKVPTEQLQAEDGQVWYVPHHGVYHPQKGKIRVVFDCAASYAGTSLNKELLQGPDLTNTLLGVLTRFRQEPVALMADIEAMFSQVKVPSEDRDYQRFMWWPEGDINEPLEDYRMTVHVFGATSSPSCANYALKRIAEDCKGQYNEEVLKALKEDFYVDDLLKAMPTEKQGQCFANEMREACATGGFRLTKWVSNSREVLKTVPTAEMSEEVKDLDLDLDKMPVERTLGMLWNVQTDMLGFRNVDKDKPATKRGILSTVSSMYDPLGLIAPATLHPKLILQDLCREKKTWDERIPEKHVKSWQKWEAELPLLSRRFEVDRCVKPVGFGDPTSVQLHHSADASESGYGTASYIRMENQDGRVHCALLMGKARVAPLKKVTIPRLELNAAVVAVRVDSMLKRELDLKVDRTHFWTDSTTVLRYINNETTRFHTFVANRLAAIRTASNPKQWHYVESSLNPADDASRGQSIEDFIDNSRWVNGPQFLWGPKSEWPQLPEGLQEPPQRDPEVKVNAIQTEEPMQSKNPMDALIAHYSSWYRLKKAVAWIAKVKQALKQKSKSPGKTTCQRLSTGDLARAELEIVRHVQRSHYSEEIVSLQRSKGSVKSCSSIFQLNPKLDEEGILRVGGRLRQATLSEEMKHPMMLPKRSRVSELVIQEIHEDNGHLGRNYVTSKVRERYWIPQVNSLIRQVIGKCVTCRRHHGKTGEQKMADLPSFRVIPENPPFTNVGVTTSARSKSNEAAVL, encoded by the coding sequence ATGTCAGTTGAAGACAAAAGGTTCATGAACATCGTGTCAAagggaacaaacaaaaacaatggccACTATCAAGTACCATTACCATTCAAAAATGGTAGGCCCAAGCTGCCGAATAACAAGCAAGTAGCCCTACAACGAGCCCAGCACCTAAGGAGGAAGATGATGAGAAATGAGAGCCTCCAACAAGAGTACACCCGGTTCATGGAAAAAATAATAGACAAGGGCTACGCAGAGAAGGTACCCACAGAGCAACTACAGGCTGAAGATGGACAGGTATGGTACGTTCCCCATCACGGGGTGTACCACCCTCAAAAGGGAAAGATAAGAGTCGTCTTTGACTGCGCCGCCTCATACGCCGGCACCTCACTCAACAAAGAGCTTCTTCAGGGTCCAGACCTGACCAACACGCTGTTGGGAGTGTTAACTCGGTTCAGACAGGAACCAGTGGCTTTGATGGCGGATATAGAAGCAATGTTCTCCCAGGTTAAAGTACCGTCGGAGGACAGGGATTATCAGCGCTTCATGTGGTGGCCGGAGGGTGACATAAACGAACCGCTGGAAGATTATCGTATGACAGTACACGTGTTTGGAGCAACGTCATCCCCAAGTTGTGCAAACTATGCCCTGAAGAGAATAGCTGAGGACTGTAAAGGACAGTACAACGAAGAAGTGCTAAAAGCACTCAAGGAAGACTTCTACGTGGATGATCTACTCAAGGCTATGCCAACAGAGAAGCAAGGACAATgctttgcaaatgagatgcGAGAAGCATGCGCCACGGGAGGGTTCAGGCTCACCAAATGGGTTAGCAACAGCAGAGAAGTACTCAAGACCGTCCCAACAGCAGAGATGTCGGAGGAAGTAAAGGACCTGGATCTCGACCTTGACAAGATGCCAGTAGAACGTACATTGGGTATGTTATGGAATGTGCAGACAGACATGTTGGGCTTTCGCAACGTCGACAAAGACAAACCTGCAACAAAGAGAGGAATACTGTCAACGGTAAGCTCGATGTATGACCCACTGGGATTGATCGCTCCTGCTACACTGCATCCCAAGCTGATTTTGCAAGACCTGTGCAGGGAAAAGAAGACATGGGATGAAAGGATCCCAGAGAAACACGTCAAGTCATGGCAAAAATGGGAGGCAGAACTACCGTTGCTGAGTCGCAGATTTGAGGTAGACAGGTGCGTGAAACCGGTCGGATTTGGAGACCCTACCTCAGTGCAACTACATCACTCCGCAGACGCAAGTGAATCAGGGTATGGAACAGCTTCGTACATACGTATGGAGAACCAAGATGGCAGAGTACACTGTGCTCTGCTTATGGGCAAGGCCCGCGTCGCTCCGCTAAAGAAGGTCACCATACCACGACTGGAGCTGAATGCGGCAGTGGTAGCAGTCCGTGTGGACTCAATGCTCAAGAGAGAGTTAGACCTCAAGGTGGACAGAACGCATTTCTGGACCGACAGTACTACAGTATTGCGATACATAAATAATGAGACCACAAGATTCCATACATTCGTGGCCAATAGGCTAGCAGCAATAAGGACAGCATCAAATCCAAAGCAATGGCACTACGTGGAGTCTAGTTTGAACCCAGCAGACGACGCGTCGAGGGGACAATCAATTGAAGACTTCATTGACAACAGCAGATGGGTGAATGGCCCACAATTCCTGTGGGGCCCAAAGAGCGAGTGGCCGCAGTTGCCAGAGGGTCTTCAAGAACCACCACAGAGGGACCCAGAAGTCAAAGTGAACGCCATTCAAACAGAGGAACCAATGCAGTCCAAGAACCCTATGGATGCTCTCATCGCACACTACTCAAGCTGGTATCGCTTGAAGAAAGCTGTAGCTTGGATTGCTAAAGTGAAACAGGCCCTGAAGCAGAAGAGTAAGTCCCCAGGAAAGACAACATGTCAAAGGTTGTCGACAGGCGACCTTGCACGAGCAGAATTGGAGATAGTAAGACACGTGCAACGTAGTCACTACAGCGAAGAGATAGTGTCCCTGCAAAGAAGCAAGGGATCAGTGAAGTCTTGCAGCAGTATCTTCCAGCTGAACCCTAAGTTAGATGAAGAGGGCATCCTCAGGGTAGGAGGGAGACTGAGACAAGCAACCCTCTCGGAAGAGATGAAGCATCCAATGATGCTCCCGAAGAGGTCCCGAGTGTCAGAGCTAGTGATTCAAGAAATCCACGAAGACAACGGACACTTGGGGAGGAACTATGTGACATCCAAAGTGCGAGAACGCTATTGGATCCCTCAAGTTAACTCGCTAATCAGACAAGTAATCGGCAAGTGCGTTACTTGTCGCCGTCATCACGGCAAGACAGGAGAACAGAAGATGGCGGATCTACCGTCCTTCAGAGTAATACCAGAGAACCCACCGTTCACCAACGTGGGCGTAACTACTTCGGCCCGTTCGAAGTCAAACGAGGCCGCAGTATTGTAA
- the LOC136438724 gene encoding uncharacterized protein, whose protein sequence is MIVSDNGTNLVGAKSELKREVKKWNTSKMHESMLKKGIEWKFNPPSGSHFGGVWERQIRTVRQVLYAVSKGHQLDDEGLGTLFCEVEYMINSRPITTANMEANDLEPLTPNHLLTLKSKTDLPPNLTEKGDQYARRRWKQIQYIADLFWKRWVKEYLPTLQGRQKWGKQRRNFTVGDLVLLKDENNPRGQWPLGKVVEVVRGSEGLVRHVKVKTQHNILERPIDKLCPILEEDQGED, encoded by the coding sequence ATGATTGTATCCGACAATGGTACAAATCTAGTTGGAGCAAAGTCGGAACTCAAGAGGGAGGTCAAAAAATGGAACACCAGCAAGATGCATGAAAGTATGTTAAAGAAGGGGATAGAATGGAAATTCAACCCACCTTCAGGTTCCCACTTCGGAGGAGTTTGGGAGAGGCAGATCAGAACCGTACGCCAAGTGCTGTATGCTGTCAGCAAAGGTCATCAACTTGACGACGAAGGCTTGGGTACGTTATTCTGCGAGGTGGAATATATGATAAACAGCAGGCCAATAACAACGGCAAATATGGAAGCTAACGACTTAGAGCCCCTGACACCAAACCATCTCCTGACGCTAAAGTCAAAGACGGACCTTCCACCCAACTTAACGGAGAAGGGAGACCAGTACGCAAGACGCCGATGGAAGCAAATCCAGTACATAGCAGACCTGTTCTGGAAGAGATGGGTCAAGGAGTATCTACCCACTCTACAAGGACGCCAAAAATGGGGCAAACAAAGAAGAAACTTCACAGTGGGAGATCTAGTGCTCCTGAAGGATGAGAACAACCCACGAGGCCAGTGGCCGTTGGGTAAAGTGGTAGAAGTAGTGCGTGGCAGCGAAGGATTAGTCCgacatgtcaaagtcaaaacacagcacaacatCCTAGAACGTCCGATAGACAAGCTATGCCCAATACTGGAAGAAGACCAAGGAGAAGACTAG